Proteins from a genomic interval of Colletotrichum higginsianum IMI 349063 chromosome 6, whole genome shotgun sequence:
- a CDS encoding Rieske domain-containing protein: MSLFKNYFGLGGSGSTPPAQEDKTPVRALPASWYTSQEMYELERRAIFSRKWLLTTHKARIPNPGDWVRYDVAGYQFIIVQDRKGKINAMHNICRHRAFPVVTKEEGNSYTFSCKYHGWSYGLSGNLAKAPGYQDLAGFDKSKNNLFPVHVHIDRNGFIWVNLDAGEKPEIAWDDDFVGIDEQERFQHYNFDDYVFDHQWEMEGEWNWKILADNYNECYHCPTAHPDIPSIADLNSYYVNTDKAYIQHFGQPTEEQIAKGFRVAATYFWPNASMNRFVPSGPQKSSMRYEVYRNKNSGDEDFNVISDMYKRIMSEDKYLCANAQKNINAGVFVNGELHPDLEKGPLFFQKTVREVITEHWRKEQQAGAEIWPAQQQVPKAAAASQSDAQLCSAVECCSRNKGRMDDNKMCLDEAIAF; encoded by the exons atgTCATTGTTCAAGAACTActttggcctcggcggctcggGCTCCACGCCGCCCGCCCAAGAAGACAAGACCCCCGTCAGAGCTCTCCCGGCCTCCTGGTACACATCGCAAGAAATGTACGAGCTCGAACGCCGCGCCATCTTCTCCAGGAAATGGCTCCTCACAACACACAAGGCCAGAATCCCCAACCCGGGCGACTGGGTCCGCtacgacgtcgccggctaCCAGTTCATCATCGTCCAGGACAGGAAAGGGAAGATCAACGCCATGCACAACATCTGCCGGCACCGCGCCTTTCCCGTcgtcaccaaggaggagggcaacAGCTACACCTTCTCGTGCAAATACCACGGGTGGTCCTACGGCCTGAGCGGCAACCTCGCCAAGGCCCCCGGATACCAGGAcctcgccggcttcgacaaGTCCAAGAACAACCTGTTCCCCGTGCACGTCCACATCGACCGCAACGGCTTCATCTGGgtcaacctcgacgccggggaGAAGCCCGAGATCGCGTGGGACGACGACTTCGTGGGCATCGACGAGCAGGAGAGGTTCCAGCACTACAACTTTGACGACTACGTCTTCGACCACCAgtgggagatggagggcgAGTGGAACTGGAAGATCCTGGCCGACAACTACAACGAGTGCTACCACTGCCCCACCGCCCACCCGGACATCCCCTCCATCGCCGACCTCAACTCGTACTACGTCAACACCGACAAGGCCTACATCCAGCACTTTGGCCAGCCGACGGAGGAGCAGATCGCCAAGGGCTTCCGCGTGGCCGCCACCTACTTCTGGCCCAACGCCTCCATGAAC cGGTTCGTGCCCAGCGGCCCGCAAAAGTCGTCGATGCGCTACGAGGTGTACCGCAACAAGAactcgggcgacgaggacttcAACGTCATCAGCGACATGTACAAGCGCATCATGTCCGAGGACAAGTACCTCTGCGCCAACGCGCAGAAGAACATCAACGCGGGCGtcttcgtcaacggcgagctGCACCCGGACCTCGAGAAGGGCCCGCTCTTCTTCCAGAAGACGGTGCGCGAGGTCATCACGGAGCACTGGCgcaaggagcagcaggcgGGCGCCGAGATCTGGCCGGCCCAGCAGCAGGTGcccaaggccgccgcggcgagcCAGAGCGACGCGCAGCTCTGCTCAGCGGTGGAGTGCTGCAGCAGGAACAAGGGCAGGATGGACGACAACAAGATGTGTCTCGACGAGGCGATTGCTTTCTGA
- a CDS encoding Tat pathway signal sequence, which translates to MQRAMKPGKRVVVKNEPNDDQGAVRHTPTAGVKVAPNMNINLTAFGELYDVDDTAILERAVESGLQLAREISPVIDHLASLNTSSTARKDDVARWQEAIEQIFSLSRPTQTRIGVVGVTGAGKSSLVNSLVGEEKLLPTSCSRACTAWVTEVSYNYIDDATASYRAEIEFMTAEAWLGEVEALLQDIKDDVSSGSSDYLDGNSDAGMAFSRLTAVYPGLTLETILTSDKNVMAENAEAQMVLGRTINLNDVSSKGLLDQMQAYMGRNAKEDVAKGLNPWPLIKAVRVFTKAPALSTGAVIVDLPGLHDSNAARAAVSTNYMKDCSGIWVVAPIIRAVDDKSAKELMGESFRRGMVFDGTWSAISFVASKTDDINVEEAAGELGCATDIDQDFARINTLTNEITALKNDLGVLKKQNTKNRDSLDDLRDEVDMWETAMSDIQRGESIHAATANLGKRKRADSDVSGMSPLMEAVTTPYEESQVDQHLQDLKTRAQDLRKRIKIDLETIKEQEQSLELKMQTKTSLLEGIKKSCIKKRNQVSSQRIKQDFADGIREVDEATTPDQNDVFYIPDKPPRDYEKVKAGLHVFCISSRAYQKLNGMMQNVGFDTSGYGNSDDTGIPELQAHAQKLTESHRNARCREILVKLQALLTSIACWITGLDIKRAGLDSSSIKVHLRRESVKFRNNLTESLDACSEKLTKMLQINIYSKTNSLAIAAELEATPYADRWFESQDDGGLGLVSHRTFKAVCRKKGVHAPRGRVAVDIHADLARPIYDGLVGDWEKVFTLKIPFLLQEFLSEFTQHQKNFHQVFVERYERSHHLAKALDSLNDHNDGSREGLSNLVVEIKNTTAKYRGDARQAVIQAIANGMEALYNRCLGIRGTGCKLRIQRAAEDHIETIKGTVFHDAVAKMHMELEDMEQFIGDKLTTEVKLLLEKALSAYSGVLLGSQRGKLSPAELKLKDDLYVIFQSVNSRFRRTN; encoded by the exons ATGCAGAGGGCTATGAAGCCGGGAAAGCGGGTCGTTGTCAAGAACGAGCCTAATGACGACCAAGGGGCTGTTCGCCATACACCGACTGCAGGTGTCAAAGTTGCTCCAAACATGAACATTAACTTGACAGCTTTCGGAGAGCTGTACGACGTGGATGACACTGCAATTCTGGAGCGAGCAGTTGAGTCAGGGCTGCAGCTGGCTCGTGAGATATCCCCCGTGATCGATCACCTTGCCTCGTTGAACACATCCTCGACTGCCAGGAAGGACGATGTTGCCCGATGGCAGGAAGCCATTGAGCAGATCTTTTCACTGTCGAGGCCAACTCAGACTCGGATTGGCGTTGTTGGCGTCACAGGAGCAGGTAAAAGCTCACTGGTAAACTCTCTCGTGGGCGAAGAGAA ATTGTTGccaaccagctgcagccgAGCTTGCACTGCCTGGGTCACCGAGGTCTCATATAACTACATCGACGACGCGACTGCAAGCTACAGAGCAGAGATTGAATTCATGACGGCAGAGGCTTGGCTTGGTGAGGTGGAAGCCTTGCTCCAGGACATCAAGGATGACGTCAGTTCAGGCTCCTCTGATTACTTGGATGGCAATAGCGACGCAGGCATGGCGTTCTCGAGACTCACGGCCGTATATCCCGGTCTCACATTGGAAACAATCTTGACCAGCGACAAGAATGTCATGGCTGAAAACGCCGAAGCCCAAATGGTCTTGGGCAGGACAATCAATCTCAACGACGTCTCCTCCAAAGGTCTTTTGGACCAGATGCAGGCGTACATGGGCAGGAATGCCAAGGAAGATGTGGCAAAAGGTTTGAACCCTTGGCCTCTGATCAAGGCAGTCCGAGTCTTCACCAAAGCTCCCGCACTTTCGACAGGTGCCGTCATTGTCGATTTG CCCGGACTCCACGACTCGAACGCCGCCCGAGCAGCAGTGTCAACAAACTACATGAAGGATTGTTCTGGCATCTGGGTCGTTGCCCCCATCATCAGGGCCGTGGATGACAAATCCGCAAAGGAGTTGATGGGCGAGTCGTTCAGACGGGGTATGGTTTTCGACGGCACGTGGTCAGCTATAAGCTTCGTTGCCTCGAAGACAGACGACATCAACGTCGAAGAAGCCGCTGGCGAACTAGGCTGTGCCACTGACATCGACCAGGACTTTGCGAGGATCAATACTCTCACCAACGAAATTACCGCCTTGAAAAACGATTTGGGGGTGTTGAAGAAACAGAACACCAAAAACAGGGACTCGCTTGATGATTTGCGCGACGAGGTAGATATGTGGGAGACCGCCATGAGTGACATTCAAAGAGGCGAATCCATCCATGCGGCGACGGCCAATCTCGGCAAGAGAAAGCGAGCCGACAGCGACGTGAGTGGCATGAGCCCTCTTATGGAGGCTGTAACGACTCCTTACGAGGAGAGCCAAGTGGATCAGCACCTGCAAGATCTGAAAACTCGAGCACAAGACCTACGCAAGCGGATCAAAATCGACTTAGAAACCATCAAGGAACAAGAACAGAGCCTCGAGCTGAAGATGCAGACAAAGACGTCCCTGCTGGAGGGCATCAAGAAATCCTGCATCAAGAAGCGGAACCAGGTGTCTTCTCAAAGAATTAAACAGGACTTCGCGGATGGTATCAGAGA AGTCGACGAGGCAACCACACCCGACCAGAATGATGTTTTCTACATCCCGGACAAGCCTCCACGCGACTACGAGAAGGTCAAAGCCGGTCTACATGTGTTTTGCATCAGCAGTCGAGCCTACCAGAAGCTCAACGGCATGATGCAGAACGTGGGCTTCGACACCAGCGGCTACGGGAACTCGGATGACACGGGCATACCCGAGTTGCAGGCTCATGCGCAGAAACTCACCGAGTCCCACAGAAATGCACGTTGCCGAGAGATTCTGGTCAAGCTTCAAGCACTTCTCACGTCCATTGCGTGCTGGATCACAGGTCTCGACATCAAGCGAGCAGGCCTCGACTCCAGCTCAATCAAGGTACATCTCAGAAGAGAGTCCGTCAAGTTTCGCAAT AATTTAACCGAGTCTCTAGATGCCTGCTCTGAGAAGCTAACCAAAATGCTTCAGATCAACATTTACAGCAAGACCAACTCCTTGGCTATCGCCGCGGAGTTGGAGGCAACGCCGTATGCCGACCGGTGGTTTGAGTCacaagatgatggtggtcTTGGACTTGTGTCACATCGGACGTTCAAAGCCGTATGCAGAAAGAAGGGAGTGCATGCCCCTCGCGGTCGCGTTGCTGTCGATATTCACGCAGACCTCGCTCGGCCCATTTATGACGGGCTTGTGGGCGATTGGGAAAAGGTCTTTACGCTCAAGATCCCGTTTCTCTTGCAGGAGTTCTTGAGTGAGTTCACTCAGCACCAGAAAAACTTTCACCAAGTATTCGTCGAAAGGTACGAGAGGAGCCACCATTTGGCCAAGGCTCTAGACTCGCTCAACGATCACAATGATGGATCAAGGGAGGGGCTTTCGAATCTCGTGGTGGAAATCAAGAACACTACCGCTAAATACCGGGGTGATGCTCGCCAAGCAGTAATCCAAGCCATTGCGAACGGCATGGAAGCCCTTTACAATCGATGTCTGGGCATACGAG GCACTGGCTGCAAATTGAGAATCCAACGCGCGGCTGAAGACCACATCGAAACCATCAAGGGGACAGTTTTCCACGATGCAGTCGCAAAAATGCACATGGAGCTTGAGGACATGGAGCAATTTATTGGGGATAAGCTCACGACCGAGGTCAAGCTTTTACTTGAGAAAGCCCTCTCGGCATACTCGGGGGTTCTCCTCGGCAGCCAGAGGGGCAAACTGTCGCCTGCGGAGCTCAAGCTGAAGGATGACTTATACGTCATCTTTCAGAGCGTCAACTCTCGGTTCAGACGCACGAACTGA
- a CDS encoding F-box domain-containing protein, whose amino-acid sequence MTATTPTTPPDQHLPHFSQFSAALFSRLPPEIRLEILSHCQQNDLICLSLSSHYFRNLTSPLIPSKPSLLSCDQNVPQETLACSCGNDRVSEVVHNVDAHRRKRHSYIVKRIDHGDGLAGSNNNNNNNNNICMEGWPCRTYPPQHEMCRRPWCKHCACISCPLYTRLRGWMGQDRRYCSVCRTFTKRAWTKKYNGRCLHGRPKVRKASNNHWTAKKGQSYGYRWWRRWGTSGVDCGGYGGNYEEGDPLSLQKRRNPRVV is encoded by the exons atgacagcaacaacaccaacaacaccaccagaTCAGCATCTGCCGCATTTCTCACAATTCTCGGCCGCTCTGTTTTCGAGACTACCGCCTGAAATCAGACTGGAAATCCTATCCCACTGCCAGCAAAACGATCTCATCTGCCTCTCCCTATCGTCCCATTACTTCCGCAACCTCACTTCCCCCTTGATTCCGAGCAAACCCAGCCTGCTTTCGTGCGACCAGAACGTGCCCCAAGAGACCCTGGCATGTTCCTGCGGCAACGACCGCGTCTCCGAGGTGGTGCACAACGTGGATGCCCATCGCCGGAAGAGACATAGCTACATAGTCAAGCGGATAGATCATGGCGATGGCTTGGccggcagcaacaacaacaacaacaacaacaacaacatctGCATGGAAGGGTGGCCCTGCCGAACATACCCGCCCCAGCACGAGATGTGCCGACGCCCGTGGTGCAAGCACTGCGCGTGCATCTCCTGCCCGCTGTACACGAGGCTCCGCGGGTGGATGGGCCAGGACCGGAGATACTGCTCCGTTTGCCGCACGTTTACGAAGCGGGCGTGGACGAAAAAGTACAACGGACGGT GTTTACATGGTCGTCCAAAAGTGCGCAAGGCATCAAACAACCACTGGACAGCCAAGAAGGGCCAGTCGTACGGCTACCGATGGTGGCGACGATGGGGAACCTCGGGCGTTGATTGCGGGGGGTACGGGGGAAACTATGAAGAGGGAGACCCGCTGAGTCTTCAGAAAAGGAGGAACCCGAGAGTTGTATGA
- a CDS encoding Cra-b-like protein, whose protein sequence is MLTLPGSYDDVKKYTDDLLEFINTPLVRQITGGIHVNDALIHDAWEALPPEWTAWWTSLPDHRLAQQDLIDSIEEPTNTVSTTGEHGDDGLSRLLQGRPASLTEWLKTLQSLSLPRAQRPGPSTTLPDVLASRMNTKKKAEVSIAVAYIRSVCEANDITHVIDMGSGQGYLSVSLAFLFPDLRVLAIDGSESQIAASSAAAAGLGIPEGRIRHLRRYVDGTPPLAAEMAAWARGNRCMLVGLHACGNLSEHMLKYFTAASFISHLGAIGCCYNHIVPRSAACPDGFPISARMRDGGLVLSATALMTGCQAPNNWDRADLTKEESVYSKRRFYRALLEKVFFDKGIRLDTESRRPVWGARKGDTASFVQFARRAVGVLGVDGSGIHDDELASYESRYRDYSSRIAILWMLSVLCCKAVESVIALDRWWFLVENGGHNVDVLPVFDYNASPRNLMIVASRDIS, encoded by the coding sequence ATGCTCACTCTCCCAGGATCGTACGATGATGTGAAGAAATACACCGACGACCTGCTGGAGTTCATTAACACGCCTCTGGTCCGCCAGATCACGGGCGGAATCCACGTCAACGACGCCCTGATTCACGACGCATGGGAGGCCTTGCCCCCGGAGTGGACGGCCTGGTGGACCTCGCTGCCGGATCACCGCCTGGCCCAGCAGGACTTGATTGACAGCATTGAAGAACCGACCAACACGGTTTCCACAACAGGCGAGCACGGCGATGACGGACTATCCCGGCTTTtacaaggccggccggcgtcTCTCACCGAATGGTTAAAGACGCTCCAATCGCTCTCGCTCCCCCGTGCCCAACGGCCAGGCCCGAGCACCACGCTGCCGGACGTCCTGGCGAGCCGCATGAACACCAAGAAAAAGGCCGAGGTCTCCATCGCCGTTGCGTACATCCGGAGCGTCTGCGAGGCCAACGACATCACCCACGTCATCGACATGGGATCCGGACAGGGCTACCTCTCCGTGTCTCTCGCCTTTCTCTTCCCGGACCTCCGGGTgctcgccatcgacggcagCGAGTCCCAGATCGCCGCGTCGagcgcggccgccgccggtctcGGCATCCCCGAAGGCCGAATCCGGCATCTGCGGCGCTACGTCGACGGCACACCCCCGCTGGCGGCGGAAATGGCCGCCTGGGCCCGAGGGAACAGGTGCATGCTCGTCGGTCTGCACGCCTGCGGGAACCTCTCGGAGCACATGCTGAAGTACTTCACCGCCGCGTCCTTCATCTCGCACCTGGGCGCCATCGGCTGCTGCTACAACCACATCGTCCCGCGTTCCGCCGCTTGCCCGGACGGGTTCCCCATCAGTGCAAGGATGAGAGACGGAGGTCTGGTGCTCAGCGCCACGGCGCTGATGACCGGTTGCCAGGCGCCTAATAACTGGGACAGGGCAGACCTCACCAAGGAGGAGTCTGTCTACTCCAAACGGCGCTTTTACCGGGCCCTCTTGGAAAAGGTCTTCTTCGACAAGGGCATCCGGCTCGACACCGAGAGCAGGCGGCCGGTCTGGGGTGCGCGGAAGGGCGACACGGCCAGCTTCGTGCAGTTTGCACGTAGGGCGGTGGGGGTTCTCGGTGTTGACGGGAGCGGCatccacgacgacgagcttgcgTCGTACGAGAGTCGGTACCGGGATTACAGCAGCAGGATCGCCATCCTGTGGATGCTCAGCGTGCTCTGCtgcaaggccgtcgagagcgTCATTGCCCTCGATCGGTGGTGGTTTCTCGTGGAAAACGGCGGGCACAACGTAGACGTTCTTCCGGTTTTTGATTACAACGCTTCACCTAGGAACTTGATGATAGTAGCCAGCAGAGATATCTCATAG
- a CDS encoding EC4 protein: MKLLLPVTILAVLAASAPTGDNISTSIAKREVGEVSTDYIFTDDPAAGGKVGQKKKRESGEVSTDYIFTDDPAAGGKVGQKKKRESGEVSTDYIFTDDPAAGGKVGQ; encoded by the exons ATGAAGCTCCTTCTACCTGTAACCATTCTCGCTGTCCTAGCGGCCTCTGCTCCCACGGGCGATAACATAAGCACTTCC ATTGCGAAACGAGAAGTTGGAGAAGTGTCTACGGACTACATCTTCACTGACGACCCTGCCGCCGGGGGTAAGGTcggccagaagaagaagcgcgagAGTGGAGAGGTGTCTACGGACTACATCTTCACCGACGACCCTGCCGCCGGTGGCAAGGTCGgtcagaagaagaagcgcgagAGTGGAGAGGTGTCTACGGACTACATCTTCACCGACGACCCTGCCGCCGGTGGCAAGGTTGGCCAGTAG